AAAAAAATTATAGACACAATCTCCCTGATATTCTTGAAGTTGTAGTGGCATAGAAAGAGATATAGGACGACTTCCTGGTTGATTAACCCAATCTTCAGCATATTGGAATGAATGCGCACCTGAGCTTTTTTTGGTAAAAATTCCCACATAATATTCATTCATATACACATCAAGGCTCATCATTTACCACTCCTCTTTCCATTCACTTTTGTGTGCTAAATTATTTTTAGCATCTTTAGGATGAATTTCCATCTCTAAATTTAGTGCGGAGAGCAGTTTGAAAAAGGTTTCTAGCTTGGTGGAATTAGGGTTAAGTTCAAAATTGGACACGGTGTCTTGTCGAATTCCCACTTTTTGGGCAACTTTACCTTGAGAAAGCTTTTTTGTTAATCGGACATCCTTTAGATGTACGCTGAGTTGATAGGCGTTAATTATAATCATCATCTTCTACCGGTTATAGGCGTTAATGTCTAATATACCGGTTATAGCGTGTAGATCAAGGCTTAGTGGTTATAGTGTGTAAATTTAGTTTTACCTGCTATAACCGTTAAACTGAAAGTTACACGGTATAGCAGGTAAGATTTAGTGGTTACTTCCCAATACAGAAACTAGAGAAAATACGACCTAATAAGTCATCTGAAGTAAATTCACCAGTGATCTCACTTAATGCTTGTTGAGCGAGTCTCAACTCTTCTGCCAATAACTCACCTGATTTTGCATAAACCAGTTGCTCATGGCCTTGCTGTAAATGTTCTGCTGCGGTATTTAATGCCTGTAAATGACGGCGACGAGCCAAGAAACCACCTTCAGTATTACTATTAAAGCCCATCGCTTCTTTTAGGTGATCGCGCAGTAACTCGATACCCATACCATCACGGGCAGATAAGCGGATCATCGGGTAGTTACCTTGTGCTGTGATCTCGACATTTTCCCCTGTTAAGTCTGATTTGTTACGAATAACAGTAACAGGTAAGGTATTTGGTAAGCGAGCCATAAACTCAGGCCAGATATCTTCAGGTGTTGTTGCATCGGTTGTGGTGCTATCAACCATAAATAGCACTCTGTCTGCTTGCTCAATCTCTTTCCAAGCACGTTCAATACCAATGCGTTCTACTTCATCACTGGCTTCACGTAAGCCTGCTGTATCGATAATATGCAATGGCATACCATCAATGTGAATATGCTCACGTAATACATCACGAGTTGTACCGGCAATATCCGTGACAATCGCCGCTTCTCGACCGGCTAATGCATTTAATAGGCTTGATTTACCTGCATTCGGACGACCAGCGATCACCACTTTCATCCCTTCACGTAACAAGCTACCTTGGCGAGCTTGAGCACGAACATCATCTAATTCAGCAATAACGGCATTAAGTTTTCCTTCAATGATACCGTCAGAAAGAAAATCAATCTCTTCGTCAGGGAAATCAATGGCCGCTTCAACATAGATACGCAAGTGAGTTAATGACTCTACCATCTCGTTAATATGAGAGGAAAAAGCACCTTGTAATGAATTAATTGCTGAACGAGCCGCTTGTTCTGAGCTGGCATCAATTAAATCAGCAATGGCTTCTGCTTGTGCTAAATCGAGTTTGTCATTTAAAAATGCACGTTCAGAAAATTCCCCCGGATTTGCAATACGCACACCGGGAATTTGTAAAATACGTTTTAGTAATAAATCTAGAATAACGGGGCCACCATGGCCTTGTAGTTCTAGAACATCTTCACCTGTAAATGAGTTCGGATTTGGGAAGAAAAGGGCGATACCCTGATCAAGTACTGAGTTGTCATCATTGCGAAATGGCAGGTAATCGGCATAACGAGGTTTAGGCAATTTACCTAAAACGGTTTGCGCCACAAGGGCAGCTTTCGGGCCAGAAACGCGTAGGATACCAACACCGCCTCTTCCCGGAGGTGTGGCCTGAGCGACGATAGTATCAGTGCTATGCATGGTGTACTCGCTTAATCAGAATAATCATATAAATATAAAAAACAGAAGGCGGTCATTGTAGACCGCCTTCGCTATTTTATGTCACTTTCCTTTGAATGTAACCAAGGAAGAGGTTTTTCCTCATGTGACCTTATTTTTTGTCTCTGCTGTGTAAGCCACGTTTTTCCAGACCGCGGTAAATTAACTGCTGCTGGATGATGGTCACTAAGTTACTGACGATATAGTACAGAACCAGACCTGATGGGAACCACAGGAAGAATACAGTAAACACAACCGGCATAAAGGTCATGATTTTTTGTTGCATCGGATCAGTCACTGCTGTTGGAGACAGTTTCTGAATGATGAACATAGTTACACCCATTAATAATGGCAGGATGTAGTATGGGTCTTGTGCAGACAAGTCTTGGATCCATAACATAAATGGAGCATGACGTAATTCAACTGAGCCCATCAGCATGTAATACAACGCAAGGAAGATTGGCATCTGGATAATTAGTGGTAAACAACCACCCAGAGGGTTTACTTTCTCTTGTTTGTATAACGCCATCATTTCTTGGCTCATACGTTGTTTGTCATCACCAATACGTTCACGCAGAGCAGCCAGTTTTGGTTGCAGTAAACGCATTTTCGCCATGGAGGTGTACTGCGCTTTGGTCAGCGGGTACATGATACCACGAACGATAAAGGTGATCATGATGATGGAGAAGCCCCAGTTACCGATAAAGCTGTGAAGGAATTTCAACAGTTTAAACAGTGGTTGAGAGATAAACCATAACCAACCATAGTCTACAGATAGGTCTAAATGTGGCGCGATAGCGGACATTTCAGACTGAATTTCTGGACCAACCCATAATGTAGAAGTGATGTCAGCTGTACTATTTGGTGCAATAGTAACAGGTGCTGATTTATAACCAATCAGAGCAATGGATTTATTTTCTAAAGTAATTGAGTAGAAGTTATTGTTCTGACTATCTTTAGAAGGAACCCATGCTGTTGCGAAGTATTGTTGTAACATCGCAACCCAACCATTATTCGTGGTTAGAGATAAGTTTTTATCTTCGATATCACCAAAGCTATATTTTTTATAGTTGGTTTCATCTGAGGAATATGCCGCACCACGATAAGTGTGTAGCGCAAAGTTGCTACTACCCGTATCACGGCTTTCTGGCAATTTAACAGATTGTTTTAACTGACCGTAGAAGTTCATTGTCAGTGTTTTATCTGTTGTATTCTCAATTTTGTATTCAATACCGATATCGTACTGACCTTTTTTCAGAATAAAGGTTTTGACGAATTTTACGCCTTCTTCATTCACAAAAGTCATAGGTACACGTAATTCATCCTGATTTTCACCAAGTACGAATTCGTTTTTATCAGCGGTATAAACTGGGCGAGATTTCTGATCTGGGCCATCTGGGCCAATTAAGCCACTTTGAGCCTGATACAGGAATTGAGGTGTAGTTTCCAGTAAACGGAAAGGTGTCTGTGAATTAAGCTCGGCGGGATAGGCTAACAAATCAGCCTCATCGATTGTACCGCCTTGAGTATTGATACTAAGATCAAGTACATCAGTTTTTACGGTAATCAATTTTGCCTGCTCATTGCTGTTACCAGTTACAGCAAGACTATCACTACTTGGCATGTCCGCTTGTTGCGAGATCTGAGTAGTAGTGGTGGTGTTTTGTGAAACTTTATCACCCTCCCACTGCTGCCAGATCAGGAAAGAAACGAACAGCAAAGCGATGAATAGAAGATTGCGTTGCGAATCCATCGTTAATTTTCTCTGTTATCGTCGTTTTTTCTAGGTGGGACAGGATCATCACCACCTTCGTGTAAAGGGTGGCATTTTAATATGCGTTTCACTGTTAACCAACTACCTTTTATCATTCCAAACCTGCGCAATGCCTCAATTCCATAATGAGAGCACGTAGGATTAAAACGACAACGAGGCCCCAACAGAGGACTAATCCCCAGTTGATAGCCCCTAATCAGCAAGATCAGGACTTTTGAGCCAAGCGACAATGACGACGCCATAATTTACCCAACACTTCCGTCAATTGGTGGTTATCAAGTTCAGCAACCCCTTTTCTTACTAATAACACAAAATCCATCGGCGGTAATTCATGCTGATGTAAACGAAAGTATTCACGGGCTA
This portion of the Proteus vulgaris genome encodes:
- a CDS encoding helix-turn-helix domain-containing protein, giving the protein MIIINAYQLSVHLKDVRLTKKLSQGKVAQKVGIRQDTVSNFELNPNSTKLETFFKLLSALNLEMEIHPKDAKNNLAHKSEWKEEW
- the mnmE gene encoding tRNA uridine-5-carboxymethylaminomethyl(34) synthesis GTPase MnmE, producing MHSTDTIVAQATPPGRGGVGILRVSGPKAALVAQTVLGKLPKPRYADYLPFRNDDNSVLDQGIALFFPNPNSFTGEDVLELQGHGGPVILDLLLKRILQIPGVRIANPGEFSERAFLNDKLDLAQAEAIADLIDASSEQAARSAINSLQGAFSSHINEMVESLTHLRIYVEAAIDFPDEEIDFLSDGIIEGKLNAVIAELDDVRAQARQGSLLREGMKVVIAGRPNAGKSSLLNALAGREAAIVTDIAGTTRDVLREHIHIDGMPLHIIDTAGLREASDEVERIGIERAWKEIEQADRVLFMVDSTTTDATTPEDIWPEFMARLPNTLPVTVIRNKSDLTGENVEITAQGNYPMIRLSARDGMGIELLRDHLKEAMGFNSNTEGGFLARRRHLQALNTAAEHLQQGHEQLVYAKSGELLAEELRLAQQALSEITGEFTSDDLLGRIFSSFCIGK
- the yidC gene encoding membrane protein insertase YidC — its product is MDSQRNLLFIALLFVSFLIWQQWEGDKVSQNTTTTTQISQQADMPSSDSLAVTGNSNEQAKLITVKTDVLDLSINTQGGTIDEADLLAYPAELNSQTPFRLLETTPQFLYQAQSGLIGPDGPDQKSRPVYTADKNEFVLGENQDELRVPMTFVNEEGVKFVKTFILKKGQYDIGIEYKIENTTDKTLTMNFYGQLKQSVKLPESRDTGSSNFALHTYRGAAYSSDETNYKKYSFGDIEDKNLSLTTNNGWVAMLQQYFATAWVPSKDSQNNNFYSITLENKSIALIGYKSAPVTIAPNSTADITSTLWVGPEIQSEMSAIAPHLDLSVDYGWLWFISQPLFKLLKFLHSFIGNWGFSIIMITFIVRGIMYPLTKAQYTSMAKMRLLQPKLAALRERIGDDKQRMSQEMMALYKQEKVNPLGGCLPLIIQMPIFLALYYMLMGSVELRHAPFMLWIQDLSAQDPYYILPLLMGVTMFIIQKLSPTAVTDPMQQKIMTFMPVVFTVFFLWFPSGLVLYYIVSNLVTIIQQQLIYRGLEKRGLHSRDKK
- the yidD gene encoding membrane protein insertion efficiency factor YidD codes for the protein MASSLSLGSKVLILLIRGYQLGISPLLGPRCRFNPTCSHYGIEALRRFGMIKGSWLTVKRILKCHPLHEGGDDPVPPRKNDDNREN